TTAGAAAGAGGATCACGTAGTACTAACAATACTACaaattgtttgtttttattttggaattttttacttttcaaaaatagACCTTTCGACCGGTCTATTCCAAATATTTACtatttattcatttttttgcccctACCCCAGATATTGGCAAGCAATAAGATAATTGACAATACGCTTGGTGCACAAGACCAATGAAGGGAATAGCAGCCAGGGAACAAATTTCTAATGGTAAGGGGGAACATTGCATAACTTCAATGAAGGTGTCATTTATAATACCTTTATTGTGTTTATGTTATTTTGTGTGCTCTGCGGGTTTCTATTCGCGGTTCTTGTAATAGtcatcaaaaaattttaatacctcttttaaaaatgcgTATGTCTCCTTTTCTCTATAATTAAGATTACAACCACCTCAATTAATACGTTTTCCCGCCCTTTAGTGGTACCGAGTATTATTGAGTTCGTTGGCCATTCTCTTATAACCTTTTCTTCATAAGCATACACCTTGTTGTCTTTACAAGGTGTAAGAACTTGCTTATGTTGTTGTATTGATCGATATCCACCTGAGTATATCGATCTAACAAGtagtttataaaatcatctTCGATTAGCAGATTCTTGGGGACGCCAGCAAAATTCCCCATAAGAATTTTATCGGATAAGGCGTTCCTCTCTTCATTTGGAATTACAGAttccaaattattttctgtTTTGAACTTTTCCTGTTTGTTATTTTGGACAATTTTTTCAACAATGTTACTATCCATCACACGCTAGCCGgtgtatttaaaatatcataacaTGACAAAATGGCCACTTTGATAGCAGTCCATGATTCATGCGGGTATTTGTTCTTTCATTGGTCTAGTTTTATCAATGTC
Above is a window of Vairimorpha necatrix chromosome 2, complete sequence DNA encoding:
- a CDS encoding putative SP-containing protein; the protein is MDSNIVEKIVQNNKQEKFKTENNLESVIPNEERNALSDKILMGNFAGVPKNLLIEDDFINYLLDRYTQVDIDQYNNISKFLHLVKTTRCMLMKKRL